In Papaver somniferum cultivar HN1 chromosome 1, ASM357369v1, whole genome shotgun sequence, a genomic segment contains:
- the LOC113339401 gene encoding MATH domain and coiled-coil domain-containing protein At3g58410-like gives MPSQIHDSHTSVKFKWTLTEFSKLGCNHESGHFALGNLRWKLHIYPKGDNNTHSHFSLFLIPVDKTKLPYVEFSVCSITSHSGHKHNFKNLVKKHQLTHDRNRVGWSALMSLHDLHTHYVQHDTLTVIIKVTCRTREARA, from the exons ATGCCATCTCAAATACATGATTCTCATACATCTGTCAAGTTCAAATGGACGCTTACCGAGTTCTCAAAGCTGGGATGTAATCATGAATCTGGTCATTTCGCTCTGGGTAATTTGAGATG GAAACTGCACATATACCCGAAGGGAGACAATAACACACATAGTCACTTTTCACTTTTCCTCATCCCTGTTGACAAGACCAAATTGCCGTATGTGGAGTTCAGTGTTTGCTCCATTACGAGTCACTCTGGTCACAAGCACAACTTTAAGAATTTAG TGAAAAAACACCAACTCACACATGATCGTAATAGAGTGGGTTGGTCTGCACTCATGTCTCTACACGACCTCCATACCCACTATGTGCAACACGATACTCTTACTGTCATAATTAAGGTTACTTGTCGGACGAGGGAGGCGAGAGCTTGA